Proteins encoded in a region of the Flammeovirga yaeyamensis genome:
- a CDS encoding radical SAM protein — MRLISHPVLCNYYVTYRCNAKCHFCDIWEKPSPYITLEDAKANFEDLKKLGVKVIDFTGGEPLLHQQLHELLALAKDYGFITTVTTNALLYPKRAEQLKGLIDMLHFSLDSFDKEKHDTGRGVACYDKVIESIDIARSLGERPDILFTVMPDNLNEISDVYQKISKPNELILILNPIFEYDSIGSQLSTDQLSELKQWGKKKWIFLNDALIDLRLDGGNNIHQPVCKAASSSIVISPKNELILPCYHLGQDHFPIENNLHTLYNSKKIQAIIPKEGRLPECDSCTINCYMQPSFSVNINKYFWKSLSSTFKYNWWKGTWKNLF; from the coding sequence ATGCGTCTCATCTCCCACCCTGTACTCTGCAACTATTACGTCACCTACAGGTGCAATGCAAAATGTCATTTTTGTGATATTTGGGAAAAGCCATCTCCTTACATTACCCTTGAAGACGCAAAAGCCAATTTTGAAGATTTAAAAAAATTAGGGGTAAAAGTAATTGACTTTACTGGAGGCGAACCACTTCTTCATCAACAACTCCATGAATTACTAGCATTGGCTAAAGATTATGGATTCATCACCACAGTTACTACCAATGCCTTACTTTATCCTAAAAGAGCAGAGCAATTAAAAGGGTTGATAGACATGCTTCACTTTAGCTTGGATAGTTTCGATAAAGAAAAACATGATACAGGACGAGGAGTAGCCTGCTACGACAAAGTAATTGAATCTATTGATATTGCTCGATCATTAGGGGAACGTCCCGATATTCTATTTACGGTCATGCCTGATAATTTAAATGAAATATCGGATGTTTATCAAAAAATCTCCAAGCCGAATGAATTAATCCTAATCCTCAACCCCATTTTTGAATATGATTCGATTGGCAGTCAATTATCCACCGATCAATTATCTGAATTAAAACAATGGGGAAAGAAAAAATGGATTTTTCTAAATGATGCTTTGATCGATTTAAGATTAGATGGAGGAAATAATATACATCAGCCTGTATGTAAAGCAGCAAGTAGCAGTATAGTTATATCTCCCAAGAACGAATTGATATTACCTTGCTATCATTTAGGTCAAGATCATTTTCCTATTGAAAATAACTTACACACCCTTTATAACTCAAAAAAAATTCAGGCAATCATTCCTAAAGAAGGACGATTACCTGAATGTGATTCTTGCACGATCAATTGCTATATGCAACCGTCGTTTAGCGTAAATATCAATAAGTATTTTTGGAAATCCCTTTCCAGTACATTTAAATACAATTGGTGGAAAGGAACATGGAAAAACCTATTCTAA
- the lpxD gene encoding UDP-3-O-(3-hydroxymyristoyl)glucosamine N-acyltransferase, whose amino-acid sequence MKLEITVQQIAMLLQGEVVGGDANAKVSTIAKIQEGDEGAISFLANMKYEEFIYSTKVSAVIVSKSFVPKQEVPCAMIVVEDAYAGFTDLLTEYQRMLSLAKVGIEQPAFIDESVEMDKATAYVGAFTYISKGVKIGKNAKIHPQVFIGEGVEIGDNCVLYAGVKVCHGSKLGNNCTLQAGAVIGSDGFGFAPQKDGTYKTIPQIGNVILEDNVDVGANTVVDRATMGSTVLKKGVKLDNLIQIAHNVVIGSNTVIASQTGVSGSSEIGENCMVGGQVGVSGHIKVADRTMIAAQSGLAQGVEQAGTRIMGSPAIPSIEHLKSFAVYRKLPELQRIVRDLEKKVLSL is encoded by the coding sequence ATGAAATTAGAAATTACTGTACAGCAGATTGCAATGCTACTTCAGGGTGAAGTAGTTGGAGGGGATGCAAATGCAAAAGTTTCTACAATTGCTAAAATTCAAGAAGGTGATGAAGGAGCCATCTCGTTTTTAGCCAATATGAAATACGAAGAATTTATTTATTCAACTAAAGTGAGTGCGGTTATTGTAAGTAAATCTTTTGTTCCAAAACAGGAAGTGCCATGTGCAATGATTGTAGTGGAAGATGCTTATGCAGGATTTACTGATTTATTAACAGAGTACCAAAGAATGTTGAGTTTAGCAAAGGTAGGTATTGAACAACCTGCTTTTATAGACGAATCTGTTGAAATGGATAAAGCGACAGCTTATGTTGGGGCTTTTACTTATATATCTAAAGGTGTGAAAATTGGTAAAAATGCTAAGATTCACCCACAAGTATTTATTGGAGAAGGTGTAGAGATTGGCGATAACTGCGTCTTATATGCAGGGGTAAAAGTTTGCCATGGTTCTAAATTGGGTAACAACTGTACCCTACAAGCCGGAGCAGTAATTGGTTCTGATGGCTTTGGTTTCGCACCTCAAAAAGATGGTACTTATAAAACTATTCCTCAAATTGGTAATGTTATTTTAGAAGATAATGTTGATGTTGGAGCGAATACAGTGGTAGATAGAGCTACAATGGGATCTACAGTTTTGAAAAAGGGAGTGAAACTAGATAACCTTATTCAAATTGCTCACAATGTAGTAATTGGTTCAAATACTGTGATTGCTTCACAAACAGGTGTTTCTGGATCAAGTGAGATTGGAGAAAACTGTATGGTAGGTGGTCAAGTAGGTGTATCTGGCCATATTAAAGTTGCAGATCGTACAATGATTGCAGCACAATCAGGATTAGCTCAAGGTGTGGAGCAAGCTGGAACAAGAATTATGGGTTCTCCTGCAATACCATCTATAGAGCACTTAAAATCTTTTGCAGTGTATAGGAAGCTACCTGAGTTGCAAAGAATTGTAAGAGATCTTGAAAAAAAAGTATTAAGTTTGTAG
- a CDS encoding HD domain-containing protein, with product MYKIINDPIYGFVSIGSDLILELVNHPIFLRLTRIKQMGCSSVVYPGAQHTRFSHALGAMHLMKSAIESLARKGTSISAEEKEAAMIAILLHDVGHGPFSHALEKILLNVHHEELSLYLMHQLNKEMDGQLDMAIQMFTGEYPRHFFHQMVSSQLDMDRLDYLQRDCFFSGVIEGSVGANRIIKMLDVHDDEIVILEKGIYSIDRFLNARRMMYWQVYLHRTGLAAELMLQNIIKRAKYLIEQGKELMCDPDLGFFLKNSISKKNFESDPKILEHYLQLDDYNIWNVIKSWQTSGDRVLEVLVKGILQRKLFDCELSHEEFDQNKIDTVKKSLLDKNFSEEEIGYLCLHGKVSNAAYTSDKQNIKVKMKSGDILDISNASDLSNIEALTKIVTKYYLCQPKVVS from the coding sequence ATGTATAAAATTATCAATGATCCTATTTATGGTTTTGTATCCATTGGGTCAGATCTCATCTTAGAGCTTGTCAATCATCCCATTTTTTTAAGATTGACTAGAATAAAGCAAATGGGTTGTTCGAGTGTGGTATATCCTGGAGCACAGCATACTCGTTTTAGTCATGCTTTGGGCGCCATGCATTTGATGAAATCTGCCATAGAATCATTGGCAAGAAAAGGGACATCAATTTCTGCGGAGGAAAAAGAAGCAGCAATGATTGCTATCTTACTTCATGATGTTGGGCATGGTCCTTTTTCACATGCATTAGAAAAAATCTTATTAAATGTTCATCACGAAGAGCTTTCTCTTTATTTAATGCATCAATTAAATAAGGAGATGGATGGTCAGTTAGATATGGCAATTCAAATGTTCACGGGTGAGTATCCTCGACATTTTTTTCATCAGATGGTATCTAGTCAGTTGGATATGGACCGACTAGATTATTTACAAAGAGATTGTTTCTTTTCTGGTGTGATCGAGGGAAGTGTGGGTGCAAATAGAATCATCAAAATGCTTGATGTTCATGATGATGAGATTGTTATTTTGGAAAAAGGAATTTACAGCATCGATCGTTTCTTAAATGCTAGAAGAATGATGTATTGGCAAGTTTATTTACATCGAACAGGCCTAGCTGCAGAGTTGATGCTTCAGAATATAATAAAAAGAGCAAAATATTTAATAGAACAAGGTAAGGAATTGATGTGTGATCCTGACTTGGGCTTTTTTTTAAAAAACTCTATTTCTAAAAAGAATTTTGAAAGTGATCCTAAAATTTTAGAACACTATTTACAATTAGATGATTACAATATTTGGAATGTTATCAAATCTTGGCAAACATCTGGAGATAGGGTTTTAGAAGTTTTGGTAAAAGGGATCTTACAAAGGAAATTATTTGATTGTGAACTTTCACATGAAGAATTTGATCAAAATAAGATTGATACAGTAAAAAAATCACTGTTGGATAAAAATTTTTCTGAAGAAGAAATTGGCTATTTATGTTTACATGGAAAGGTAAGTAATGCTGCTTATACTTCTGATAAACAGAATATTAAGGTGAAAATGAAAAGTGGCGATATATTAGATATTTCAAATGCATCTGACTTATCAAACATAGAGGCATTAACTAAAATTGTCACAAAATATTATCTATGCCAACCCAAAGTTGTATCTTAG
- the proS gene encoding proline--tRNA ligase: MAKGLPKRGDDHSAWYNELVKKADLAENSAVRGCMVIKPYGYAIWEKMQQTLDKMFKDTGHSNAYFPLLIPKSYLSKEADHVDGFAKECAVVTHYRLKNAEDGSGVVVDPEAKLDEELIVRPTSETVIWSTYKNWIQSYRDLPLLVNQWANVMRWEMRTRLFLRTSEFLWQEGHTAHATEREAIAETKQMLEVYADFAENFMGVPVVKGVKTANERFAGAVDTFCIEAMMQDGKALQAGTSHFLGQNFAKAFDVKFSDKDNKLEHVWGTSWGVSTRLMGALIMAHSDDEGLVLPPKLAPIQVVIVPIYKGEDQLEAIAEKIKPIQKELQKLGVSVKFDDRDSLRPGFKFADWELKGVPVRIAMGQRDLENGTVEIARRDTKEKNTYQLDGIVETVQQLLEDIQENIFKKALDYRDTHITKADTFDEFKDLLENKGGFISAHWDGTTETEEKIKELTKATIRCIPLNNEQEEGKCIYTGNPSTQRVLFAKAY; this comes from the coding sequence ATGGCAAAAGGCTTACCGAAGAGAGGCGATGATCACTCGGCGTGGTACAACGAGTTAGTAAAAAAGGCAGATTTAGCTGAAAACTCAGCAGTAAGAGGCTGTATGGTTATCAAACCTTATGGTTACGCTATCTGGGAAAAAATGCAACAAACATTAGACAAGATGTTCAAAGATACAGGACACTCTAATGCTTATTTCCCTTTACTTATCCCGAAATCTTACCTAAGCAAAGAGGCTGATCACGTAGATGGTTTCGCCAAAGAATGTGCAGTAGTGACTCACTACCGTTTAAAAAATGCTGAAGATGGATCTGGAGTTGTTGTTGACCCTGAAGCTAAACTAGACGAAGAATTAATCGTACGTCCTACATCGGAGACTGTTATTTGGAGTACTTATAAAAACTGGATCCAATCATATAGAGATCTTCCTTTATTAGTCAACCAATGGGCAAACGTAATGCGTTGGGAAATGCGTACTCGTTTATTCCTAAGAACTTCTGAATTCTTATGGCAAGAAGGTCACACGGCTCACGCTACTGAAAGAGAAGCAATTGCTGAAACAAAACAAATGTTGGAGGTATATGCTGATTTTGCAGAAAACTTTATGGGTGTTCCAGTGGTAAAAGGTGTAAAAACTGCTAATGAACGTTTTGCGGGTGCGGTAGATACTTTCTGTATTGAGGCAATGATGCAAGATGGTAAAGCATTACAAGCAGGTACTTCTCACTTCTTGGGTCAAAACTTCGCCAAAGCATTTGATGTAAAATTCTCAGATAAGGACAATAAACTAGAGCATGTTTGGGGTACTTCTTGGGGTGTTTCTACTCGTTTAATGGGTGCTTTAATCATGGCACACTCAGATGACGAAGGTTTAGTACTTCCTCCAAAATTAGCTCCTATCCAAGTGGTTATTGTACCGATTTATAAGGGTGAAGATCAATTGGAAGCTATTGCTGAAAAAATCAAACCAATCCAAAAAGAACTTCAGAAATTAGGAGTATCTGTGAAATTCGACGATAGAGATTCTCTTCGTCCAGGTTTCAAATTTGCTGATTGGGAATTAAAAGGTGTTCCCGTTCGTATCGCAATGGGTCAGCGTGACTTAGAAAATGGTACTGTAGAAATTGCTCGTCGTGATACTAAAGAGAAAAATACGTATCAGCTAGATGGTATTGTTGAAACAGTTCAACAATTATTGGAGGATATCCAAGAAAACATCTTCAAAAAAGCACTTGATTATAGAGATACACACATCACTAAAGCAGATACTTTTGATGAGTTCAAAGACCTTTTAGAAAACAAAGGTGGATTTATATCTGCTCACTGGGATGGAACAACAGAAACAGAAGAAAAAATCAAAGAATTAACAAAGGCAACAATTCGTTGTATTCCTTTAAATAACGAGCAAGAAGAGGGCAAGTGTATTTACACTGGCAATCCTTCTACTCAACGTGTGCTTTTCGCTAAGGCATACTAA
- a CDS encoding OmpP1/FadL family transporter, whose product MINNLTGRKLFILTIFFLVSMGTNGQTYLATGFYKDVVNFSQQNPMGTARVRGLGGAGVSLGGDFSHGVLNPAGLGFIRKSEYHFSAGMGFTGSSASGVGTSGTGNASKFFLPEFGIVWDHASVSDNGKGAGWRGGAFSISFNRLADYNQHISYTEDGTNRTSMLNYLEEAAFGVEKFRLDEAKSFYNQGYPFIALDEMAYYLDLIKPIYGDDDESYNYYYILDRDKNGFTNTPVSSRTQVEETRGGQYETSFAYGANYDDKFYIGAKVGIQYTNYHKTSSYVELRDSQLTYLGLNEDFRTNGWGINLQTGVIWRPIDALRIGATITSPTWHTMEDTYTATMTRDYNNYIWNDAKYQDAHFAGDDPSFVYNPEGKPLYNPNASDVDAKYNGRRSARHEEIRTTYNMNTPWRASGGFSTFFGKKGFLTVDVEYVGYTAMKINKMKTYYGPYSDGFPDNTEGDNEILNEEYRNTVNIRLGGEFRVNKNFNLRAGYAFYQDPQKEEYNLGVDKSKMLYSGGLGYRNKAFYIDMAVIYSQWKGLHSPYQLDANFVDENGNTVLIYPITDITNSRTEVIFSIGKRF is encoded by the coding sequence ATGATAAATAATCTAACAGGGAGAAAATTATTCATCTTAACGATATTTTTTTTAGTATCGATGGGTACTAATGGACAAACTTATCTTGCCACTGGGTTTTATAAAGATGTGGTGAATTTTTCGCAGCAAAATCCAATGGGTACAGCCAGGGTTAGAGGACTTGGAGGTGCTGGAGTATCGCTTGGTGGTGACTTTTCGCATGGTGTATTAAACCCAGCAGGTTTGGGTTTTATAAGAAAATCAGAATATCATTTTTCAGCTGGTATGGGCTTTACAGGTTCTTCAGCTAGTGGGGTGGGTACATCAGGTACCGGTAATGCGTCAAAATTTTTCTTACCAGAATTTGGTATCGTTTGGGATCACGCAAGTGTTTCTGATAACGGTAAGGGTGCAGGTTGGAGAGGAGGAGCCTTTTCAATATCATTTAACCGATTGGCTGATTATAACCAACATATTTCTTACACAGAAGATGGTACGAATCGTACATCAATGTTGAACTATTTGGAAGAAGCAGCATTTGGAGTAGAAAAGTTTAGACTTGACGAAGCTAAAAGCTTTTATAATCAAGGTTATCCTTTTATTGCTTTAGATGAAATGGCTTATTATCTAGATCTAATCAAACCAATTTATGGTGATGATGACGAAAGCTATAATTATTACTATATCTTGGATAGAGATAAAAATGGTTTTACAAACACGCCTGTATCATCAAGAACTCAAGTAGAAGAAACTCGAGGTGGTCAATACGAAACCAGTTTTGCCTATGGAGCAAATTATGACGATAAGTTCTATATAGGAGCAAAGGTAGGTATTCAGTATACCAACTATCACAAAACATCTTCTTATGTAGAGTTAAGAGATAGTCAGTTAACATATCTTGGTTTGAATGAGGACTTTAGAACCAATGGTTGGGGTATTAATCTCCAAACCGGTGTGATATGGCGACCAATTGATGCATTACGTATAGGGGCAACAATTACATCTCCTACATGGCATACAATGGAAGACACTTACACAGCAACTATGACGAGAGATTATAATAATTACATTTGGAATGATGCTAAATATCAAGATGCTCATTTTGCAGGTGATGATCCTTCTTTCGTTTACAACCCAGAAGGAAAACCATTGTATAATCCCAATGCATCTGATGTTGATGCCAAATACAATGGTAGAAGATCAGCTCGACATGAAGAAATAAGAACCACTTATAATATGAATACTCCTTGGAGAGCATCTGGCGGTTTTTCTACTTTCTTTGGGAAAAAAGGTTTCCTAACGGTTGATGTAGAATATGTTGGTTATACTGCAATGAAGATCAATAAAATGAAAACCTATTATGGGCCATATAGTGACGGTTTCCCTGATAATACAGAAGGTGATAATGAAATCCTAAATGAGGAGTATAGAAACACAGTCAATATTAGGTTGGGTGGAGAGTTTAGAGTAAATAAAAACTTTAACCTAAGAGCAGGATATGCTTTCTATCAAGATCCACAAAAAGAAGAATACAACCTTGGAGTAGATAAAAGTAAAATGTTGTACTCTGGTGGTTTAGGTTATAGAAATAAAGCATTCTATATAGATATGGCAGTAATATATTCTCAATGGAAAGGTTTACATAGCCCATATCAATTAGATGCCAACTTTGTTGATGAAAACGGCAATACAGTTTTGATTTATCCTATTACAGATATTACCAATTCTCGTACTGAGGTGATTTTTAGTATAGGAAAACGCTTTTAA
- a CDS encoding NeuD/PglB/VioB family sugar acetyltransferase, with protein MELNPVIIIGASGLGKAALDIFKSQGIMVYCFLDGNEELHGAEIGDVTVMGAPTNDFLKHIGKKCDAFVAIEELDTRQSIIKVVKERRKVMPVNAIHKDSSIAESAFIGYGNFINAGARIGSDVKMADHCIVHSNSVLEHDAQLDELVTVGSGAIIGAGAQIGKGAHIGSGAIIAPNVIIGEGAQVGPGSLVMMEVKPNTTVFGMPAKEI; from the coding sequence ATGGAATTAAATCCAGTAATCATCATTGGTGCAAGCGGTTTAGGTAAAGCTGCTCTTGATATCTTTAAAAGCCAAGGAATAATGGTGTATTGTTTCCTTGATGGCAATGAAGAACTTCATGGTGCGGAAATAGGGGATGTTACCGTAATGGGTGCTCCTACCAACGATTTCTTGAAACATATTGGTAAAAAGTGCGATGCTTTTGTTGCTATAGAAGAGTTAGACACTCGTCAGAGTATTATCAAAGTAGTAAAGGAACGCCGTAAGGTGATGCCTGTAAATGCGATCCATAAAGATTCTAGCATCGCTGAATCTGCATTTATTGGATACGGCAACTTCATCAACGCTGGAGCTAGAATTGGATCTGACGTAAAAATGGCCGACCACTGTATCGTTCATTCCAATTCCGTATTAGAACACGATGCTCAATTGGATGAATTAGTAACAGTAGGCTCTGGAGCTATTATTGGTGCCGGTGCTCAAATTGGTAAAGGTGCACATATTGGTTCTGGTGCTATTATCGCTCCTAATGTAATCATTGGTGAAGGTGCTCAAGTAGGACCTGGCTCACTTGTTATGATGGAGGTTAAACCTAATACTACTGTATTTGGTATGCCTGCGAAAGAAATATAA